TTCCGTTTCCCGCATTTGCACGGCGATCTGGTCACTTTCGTGGCCGAGGATGACGTGTGGATTGCGCCCCTGGACGGCGGCCGTGCCTGGCGTGTTTCCTCGCTCCAGCTTCCTGCCCGCAACCCGCGTTTCACCGCGGACGGCAAGCGCCTGGTGTGGACCGTAGTCCAGGGAACGGCGCCGGAGGTTGTGTCCGCGCAGGTGGACGGGGGCGGGTACCGGCAGCTCACCTACTTTGGCCACAGCACCACCAAGGTCAAGGGATTCACCACCGGTGGTTCCGTGGTGGTTACCAGTGCCTTCCGCCAGGCTGAGAGCCGGCACACCCACGCCTACAGCGTTCCGCTTGAGGGCGGCTGGGCCCAGGAGCTCCCGTACGGGCCGGTGGAGTCCGTTGCCTTCGGGCCCGAGGTAGGCGACGAACGTCCTGTGGTGCTGGCCAGCGTGCTCTCCCGTGAGCCGGCATGGTGGAAGCGCTACCGCGGCGGAACTGCCGGAAAGCTGTGGATCGACCGCGACGGCAACGGCGAGTTCGAACGCCTGCTGCCGGACCTCGACGGCAACCTCACTGATCCGCTCTGGGTGGAGGGCCGGATCGCCTTCCTGTCCGACCACGAAGGCTACGGCAACCTGTATTCGGTGCTTCCCAGCGGCAAGGACCTGCGCCGGCAAACCGACCACCAGGACTTCTACGTCCGGCATGCAGCCACGGACGGCAAGCGGGTCATCTTTGAATCCGCAGGCGAACTCTGGGTCCTCCACGACCTTGCTTCAGACGCGGTCAAGCTCGACATCACCCTCGGCTCCGCCTCACAGACCCGCCGCCCCGCATTGCTCGACGCCGTCAAGCACCTGGGCGCGGTGGCACCGGATATGGCAGGCGCCGCCAGTGCCGTGGAGTCCCATGGCACCATCCACTGGCTGCGCCACAAAGACGGTCCGTCCCGCATCATCGAGGCCACCCCGGGCGTCCGCGGCCGGCTGCCCAGGCCGCTCGGGGACGGCCGCATTGCCTACATCGCCGACCACGACGGCGTGGAAGCTCTGCACATCAAGGACATTGCCGCACCCCTCCCGCACACCGCTGGGAAGGTGGACGGGCAGGCCAACACCCGGACTGCTGCGGCCAACGCTTCCGCGGAGGCGGCAGCAACTGGCGGGGAGGACGCGGAAGCGGTCAGCCTTCCCCAACCCGTTCCGGCGTCCGGCGCCAAGGCGCCGGCAGCCGCCACGGTCCACGTTCCCTCTGACGATGAGCAGCAGGCGGACGTGGCGCCACAGGCCGCAGCGCCCGTGGCTGACGCCCAGGCAACCACGGCGGAGCCAGCCATCACCGTCCCGACACCGTCCCGGGCCAGTTCGCTGGAGGCAAGCCCCAACGGCCACTGGGTTGCCCTCGGGACCTCCTTCGGTGACGTGTTCGTCGTGGACACCCGCAGCGGTGACCTCTCACAGGTAGCCAGCATCGGCGAAGGCAGCATTTCCGAACTGGCCTGGTCCGCGGACTCCCGCTGGCTGGCATGGTCGGAGCCTGTCACTTCCTTCGGTTCGCGCAGCCGGCTGCGCCTGGCCACCGTGGACCGGCTCGACGCCGAACCGGTGGACGTCACCGACGGCCGCTTCCGCGACGCCTCCCCGGCCTTCACGCCGGACGGGAAATTCCTTGCCTTCCTGTCCAACCGCAGCTTCGACCCCGTGTATGACGGGCACTCGTTCGACCTCTCCTTCCCCAGCCCGATCAAGCCGTACCTGGTGGCACTGACGGCTGAGACGCCGTCGCCCTTTGGCCCTTCGGTTGACCCCGCGGGCGGGGAACCGGACGCCGGCGCGGACGCAAAACCCACGGACGCAGACGAGGCCGGGGACAGTGCCGTGCCTGCCGTTACGGTGGATGCGGAGGGCCTGGCCCACCGCGTGATCGGCGTTCCCGTGCCGCAGGGCAACTACAGCTCGCTGAAAGCCGTTGACGGTGCACTCCTCTGGCTCGACTCCGTCCTGACAGGCGTCACCGGCGACGGGAAGGCCAGCCAGGAGGACAAGGACGCCCGTCCCAGCCTGGTCCGGTACGACATCGCGCGGCGCAAGCAGGCAACCCTCGTGGACGCCGTGGACAGTTACCGCCTCTCCGGCGACCGCAGCAAAGTGGTGCTCGTTGCCGACAAGCAGGTGACCGTGGTTCCGTCGGACGCCAAGGCAGATGAGGAATCCGGCAAGGTGGTCAAAGTGGACCTGGGCCGGATCCGTGTCCTGATGGATCCGCTGAGCGTCTGGGGACAGGCGTTCGACGAGGCCTGGCGCCTGCAGCGCGACTTCTTCTGGACCGAGGACATGGCTTACCAGGACTGGGAGTCCATCCACACCCGCTACCGCCCCCTGGTGGAACGGCTGGGGTCCCACGACGACCTGGTGGACCTGCTGTGGGAACTGCACGGCGAACTGGGAACCTCCCACGCGTACGTGCGTCCGGCCGCCGTCACCGAACGCGGCAGCCGCGGACAAGGCAGGCTCGGCGCCGACCTCACGCACACCGCCCGCGGCTGGGAGATCACCCGCATCCTGGCGGGCGAGTCCTCAGACCCGCTGGCCACCTCCCCGCTCACCAGACCGGGCGTCGGTGCCAAGGCGGGGGACATCCTGCTGGCCGTCGACGGCGTCCCGCTGTCCGAAAACGTCACTCCTGCCATGCAGCTGGTCGGGGCGGCTTACCGCGCCGTGGAGCTCACCCTCCTCAACGGCCCCGGACATGGCACTGCTGAAGGCACCCAGCGCAGGGTCGCCGTCGTGCCTGTCAAGGATGAGGAGCGCCTGCGGTACCAGGAGTGGGTGGCGGGCAACCGGCGGACCGTCCGGGAGGCGTCGAACGGAACCTTCGGCTATCTGCACATTCCGGACATGATGGCCAACGGCTGGGCCCAGCTGCACCGGGACCTGGACACGGAAACCGCGTTCGATGGCCTGATCGTCGACGTGCGCCGCAACCGTGGGGGACACACCTCGCAGCTTGTCGCTGAGCTCATTGGCCGCAAGGTCACGGGTTGGAGCATGCCGCGCGGGGAGAAGCCGCGCACCTACCCGCACCACGCGCCGAGGGGGCCGGTGATCATCCTTGCAGACGAATTCGCCGGCTCCGACGGCGACATCATCACCCAGGTCTCGAAGCTGCGCGGCATCGGCCCTGTGATCGGAACCCGCACCTGGGGCGGTGTTGTTGGCATCGACAACCGCTTCACGCTGGCGGACGGCACCGGCGTCACGCAGCCCCGCTACGCGAACTGGTTCAGCGGCGGCGTGGGCTGGAGCGTGGAAAACTACGGCGTCGATCCGGACATCGAGGTGACTTACCCGCCGCACGCCTATGCTGCCGGACGGGATCCCCAGCTGGAGTACGGCATCGGTGCACTGAAGGAAATGATCCAGGAACTGCCCACTGACCGGCCTCCGGCCCGCTCGGGCTACCGGAAACTGTTGCCTGCTCCGCTGCGCGCCGCCGACGACGGCTGACCTCACCGGCAACAACAAAGGCCCTGCCCTTCCGGAATTCCGGAGGGGCAGGGCCTTTGGCGTTGTGCGGGGCCTTGCGGCCTAGGACTGCAGCGTGGCGTCGAGGGTGATCTCGATTCCGGCCAGGGCCTGGGACACAGGGCAGCCCTTCTTGGCGGCCTCGGCAATGCGCTGGAAGTCTTCTTCAGAGATGCCCGGAATGCGGGCATTGAGGGTCAGGTGGCTGCCGGTGATGCCGGTGCCCGGCTGGAAACCGACCTCTGACTTCGTGTTGACCTCTTCGGGAGTGAAGCCTGCCTGGCTGAGCTCGTGGCTGAAGGCCATGGAGAAGCATGCCGAGTGGGCAGCGGCGATCAGCTCTTCCGGGCTGGTCTTTCCGCCGGCAGCCTCGGTGCGCGCCTTCCAGGTGACATCGAAGGTGCCAAGGCCGGAGCTGTCCAGGGTGGTGTTCCCCGAGCCCTCGGTCAGGCTTCCGGTCCATACGGTGTGGGCGTTGCGTGTTGTAGCCATGTCTCTCCTCAACGTCGATTCGGTCCGGGTCCGGCAGCATGGCCGGGCCCACCGTTTCCCATCCTAGGGACCCGGCCCCTCCGGTGCACGGATTGTCCGCTCTCAGAGGATTATGACCGGGTGCCCGGATGTGGGCGGGTTACTGCCAGATGGTGGCGATGGCGATATTGACCAGTGCCAGGCCGCCGACGCCGTGGGCGAGCCCGGTGGAGACGGGCTGCCCGTTCTTGACCTTGCGGGTTCCGATCACGGCCAGGACCGCAACCACGACAGCGATGACGAACTTGATGCCCAGCTTGGCGTAGTTGGGATCCTTGTCCGGCAGGAACGGAAGGATGCCCATCATGGCGATGCCGGTGAGCAGCTGCAGGAAGGCGCCATCACGCTGGCGCGGGTGCACGGTGGGGGTCCGCATCGTGGCGATCCAGTAGCCCACGATCATGGCCGCGCCCACCACATGCAGGAAAACCAGGATGTTAAAGAGGATAGTCATGGCTCCAGCTTAGCCAGTCAGTTCTACAGCCTGTAGCAAAGCCACGCTGCCAACCTGTGCCGGGTGCGCGTTAAACAACGACGACGGCGCGCGCCGCCGGTGGTTATCCCACCGTTGGCACCCGCCGCCGTCGTTCGTGGCTGGCTGCTACAGTCCCAGATCCGCTTCGAATGCGCCTTCTTCAAGGCGTGCCTTCAGGGTCTGGAGGAACCGGCCTGCGTCAGCACCGTCCACCAGGCGGTGGTCGTAGGTCAGCGACAGGTACATCATGGAGCGGATGGCGATGGAATCGTCACCGTTTTCGTCAGCAACCACAACGGGGCGCTTGACGATGGCGCCGGTACCCAGGATGCCCACCTGAGGCTGGTTGATGATCGGGGTGTCGAACAGGGCGCCCACCGAACCGATGTTGGTGATGCTGAAGGTGCCACCGGACAGTTCGTCCGGACCGATCTTGCCATCGCGGGTACGCGAAGCAACGTCGGCGATCTTGCTTACCAGTCCGGCGAGGTTCAGGTTGCCGGCGTCGGAGATGACCGGAACCAGCAGGCCCTTGTCGGTGTCGACGGCGATCGCCAGGTGCTCGGCGTTGTGGTAGGTGATTTCCTGCTTGTCTTCGTCGTATGCAGCGTTGAGCTTGGGGTGCTGCTTCAGGGCCTCGGCCACTGCCTTGGCGATGAAGGGCAGGAAGGTCAGCTTGGTGCCGTTCTGTGCCTGGAAGGAGTTCTTGGCACGGGCGCGCAGCTTGGCGACCTTGGTCATGTCCACTTCGTGCACCTGCGTGAGCTGCGTGGAGACCTCGAGGGACTCGCGCATGCGGCGGGCGATGACCTGGCGGATGCGGGGAGCCTTCTGGGTGGTTCCGCGCAGCGATGAGGCAGCTGCACCCGACGCGGCCGGGGCAGAAGCGGCAGGGGCTGCAGCCGGAGCCGCTGCGGGAGCGGCCTTGGCTTCGGCGGCGGCAATGACGTCCTGCTTGCGGATGCGGCCGCCGACACCGGTGCCGGACAGCGAGGAAATGTCCACGCCGTGCTGGTTTGCCAGCTTGCGGACCAGGGGAGTGACGTAGCCGGATTCAGAACCCGCG
This region of Arthrobacter sp. DNA4 genomic DNA includes:
- a CDS encoding S41 family peptidase; this encodes MTSSSYFRFPHLHGDLVTFVAEDDVWIAPLDGGRAWRVSSLQLPARNPRFTADGKRLVWTVVQGTAPEVVSAQVDGGGYRQLTYFGHSTTKVKGFTTGGSVVVTSAFRQAESRHTHAYSVPLEGGWAQELPYGPVESVAFGPEVGDERPVVLASVLSREPAWWKRYRGGTAGKLWIDRDGNGEFERLLPDLDGNLTDPLWVEGRIAFLSDHEGYGNLYSVLPSGKDLRRQTDHQDFYVRHAATDGKRVIFESAGELWVLHDLASDAVKLDITLGSASQTRRPALLDAVKHLGAVAPDMAGAASAVESHGTIHWLRHKDGPSRIIEATPGVRGRLPRPLGDGRIAYIADHDGVEALHIKDIAAPLPHTAGKVDGQANTRTAAANASAEAAATGGEDAEAVSLPQPVPASGAKAPAAATVHVPSDDEQQADVAPQAAAPVADAQATTAEPAITVPTPSRASSLEASPNGHWVALGTSFGDVFVVDTRSGDLSQVASIGEGSISELAWSADSRWLAWSEPVTSFGSRSRLRLATVDRLDAEPVDVTDGRFRDASPAFTPDGKFLAFLSNRSFDPVYDGHSFDLSFPSPIKPYLVALTAETPSPFGPSVDPAGGEPDAGADAKPTDADEAGDSAVPAVTVDAEGLAHRVIGVPVPQGNYSSLKAVDGALLWLDSVLTGVTGDGKASQEDKDARPSLVRYDIARRKQATLVDAVDSYRLSGDRSKVVLVADKQVTVVPSDAKADEESGKVVKVDLGRIRVLMDPLSVWGQAFDEAWRLQRDFFWTEDMAYQDWESIHTRYRPLVERLGSHDDLVDLLWELHGELGTSHAYVRPAAVTERGSRGQGRLGADLTHTARGWEITRILAGESSDPLATSPLTRPGVGAKAGDILLAVDGVPLSENVTPAMQLVGAAYRAVELTLLNGPGHGTAEGTQRRVAVVPVKDEERLRYQEWVAGNRRTVREASNGTFGYLHIPDMMANGWAQLHRDLDTETAFDGLIVDVRRNRGGHTSQLVAELIGRKVTGWSMPRGEKPRTYPHHAPRGPVIILADEFAGSDGDIITQVSKLRGIGPVIGTRTWGGVVGIDNRFTLADGTGVTQPRYANWFSGGVGWSVENYGVDPDIEVTYPPHAYAAGRDPQLEYGIGALKEMIQELPTDRPPARSGYRKLLPAPLRAADDG
- a CDS encoding OsmC family protein → MATTRNAHTVWTGSLTEGSGNTTLDSSGLGTFDVTWKARTEAAGGKTSPEELIAAAHSACFSMAFSHELSQAGFTPEEVNTKSEVGFQPGTGITGSHLTLNARIPGISEEDFQRIAEAAKKGCPVSQALAGIEITLDATLQS
- the sucB gene encoding 2-oxoglutarate dehydrogenase, E2 component, dihydrolipoamide succinyltransferase, producing the protein MSESVNLPALGESVTEGTVTRWLKQVGDRVEVDEPLLEVSTDKVDTEIPSPVAGVIEEILVAEDETAEVGAPLVRIGDGSGGGSAPAEEAPAAAPAQEAPAQEAPAEAAPAQEAPAQQAPAQEAPAAGGESHEVTLPALGESVTEGTVTRWLKAVGDSVEVDEPLLEVSTDKVDTEIPSPVDGTLQEIRVNEDETAEVGSVLAVIGSGAPAASAPQAAPAAPQQEAPKQEAPKQEAPAPAAAPAPAAAPAPAPQAAPAAQEAAPAAGSESGYVTPLVRKLANQHGVDISSLSGTGVGGRIRKQDVIAAAEAKAAPAAAPAAAPAASAPAASGAAASSLRGTTQKAPRIRQVIARRMRESLEVSTQLTQVHEVDMTKVAKLRARAKNSFQAQNGTKLTFLPFIAKAVAEALKQHPKLNAAYDEDKQEITYHNAEHLAIAVDTDKGLLVPVISDAGNLNLAGLVSKIADVASRTRDGKIGPDELSGGTFSITNIGSVGALFDTPIINQPQVGILGTGAIVKRPVVVADENGDDSIAIRSMMYLSLTYDHRLVDGADAGRFLQTLKARLEEGAFEADLGL